A single genomic interval of Hydrogenimonas thermophila harbors:
- a CDS encoding response regulator transcription factor yields the protein MELNELYKLSLLYVEDDESVSQSYASSFELFFQNVYIAKNYEEALEIYAKNSPDIILVDIELKNSLNGMAIVKKIREDDVGTPIVFLTSYSDNKYLMEAINLQIDGYIIKPLDIVNFQQSMLKCLKKIRSQQIVTLDSKLYYDFDSLELFEENIKVKLGKKENLLLQLFLKNRNKIISRNDLEFHIWNDNYISDSAIKNLIGSLRRKIGKEKIINISKIGWKINIE from the coding sequence ATGGAATTAAATGAATTATATAAATTAAGCCTGCTATATGTAGAAGATGATGAGTCTGTAAGTCAAAGCTATGCTTCATCATTTGAGCTATTTTTTCAAAATGTTTATATTGCAAAAAATTACGAAGAGGCACTTGAAATATATGCTAAAAATTCCCCAGATATTATTTTGGTGGACATAGAATTGAAAAACAGTTTAAATGGTATGGCTATTGTAAAAAAGATTAGAGAAGATGATGTTGGCACTCCAATAGTTTTTTTAACATCATATAGTGATAACAAATACCTTATGGAAGCTATAAACCTTCAAATAGATGGCTATATTATAAAACCTCTTGATATTGTAAATTTCCAACAAAGTATGCTGAAATGTTTAAAAAAAATTAGATCACAACAGATTGTTACTTTAGATTCTAAATTATATTATGATTTTGATTCTCTTGAACTTTTTGAAGAAAATATAAAAGTAAAACTTGGCAAAAAAGAGAATCTTTTATTACAACTATTTCTAAAAAATCGAAATAAGATCATTAGTCGCAATGATTTAGAGTTTCATATTTGGAATGACAACTATATAAGTGACAGTGCTATTAAGAACCTTATTGGAAGCTTAAGAAGAAAAATAGGAAAAGAAAAAATTATCAATATAAGTAAAATCGGATGGAAAATAAATATAGAATAA
- a CDS encoding histidine kinase dimerization/phospho-acceptor domain-containing protein, which translates to MQNRIRNYNQLVADETIEDYSLRYAPKTFRKWSEFLIANTAIGSISFLALEAIGASIALHYGFTTAFWAILTASLIIFFTAIPISYYAAKYNIDIDLITRSAGFGYVGSTFTSLIYASFSFIFFALEAAIMAQALEVYFGIPLSFGYIISSLVIIPIVFYGITLINRLQFLTQPIWLIMMVVPYIAILYKEPNAISAFKSLTGNISGSNEFDFYYFGMAVGVSLSLIAQIGEQVDYLRFMPPLKKENRFKWWVSVLIAGPGWIILGFLKQIGGMFLASMVLLTGLSAYEAKTPIEMYNIGYQYIFDNPEHALVAATIFVIISQIKINVTNAYAGSLAWSNFFSRVTHSHPGRVVWMLFNIGIALLLMELGVFDVLEKVLGLYSNVAIAWIGAIFADLVINKPLGLAPKVVEFKRAYLYNVNPVGVGSMGIASLISIFAFMGYFGSLAQSYSAIIAMFIAILLSPIIAILTKGEYYIARENIHLNSKKVYETCKTCNHEYEIEDMAYCPLHNSNICSLCCSLDSLCHDICKKDRERSMRDKIAKFVSTIFRNTISKDTSFKVFNFFLLSSGFFLLIWITGWMSYSIQIDLIPYDQRGLFRESIENYSMIIGILMSIVAWWILLIQDSKDRAENELESRNTSLENEVLIRTEAERKAEEATKAKSNFLANMSHEIRTPMNGILGMSHLVLQTDLDDKQKNYIQKIDNSAKSLLGIINDILDFSKIEAGKLSIEKIEFDLFKMIENVINLIEYKAHEKNIELIISYDKSLGKKYYGDSLRVSQVLTNLLSNAVKFTDDGEVGIYITKIYKNLLRFEVVDTGIGLTYEQQSKLFKSFSQADGSTTRKYGGTGL; encoded by the coding sequence ATGCAAAACAGAATACGAAACTACAATCAACTTGTAGCAGATGAGACTATAGAAGACTACTCTTTACGATATGCTCCAAAAACCTTTAGAAAATGGTCTGAGTTTTTAATTGCAAATACTGCTATAGGGAGTATATCTTTTTTGGCTCTTGAGGCTATTGGAGCTTCCATTGCCCTACATTATGGGTTTACTACAGCATTTTGGGCAATTCTTACAGCTTCACTCATCATATTTTTTACAGCAATTCCTATTAGTTACTATGCCGCAAAATATAATATAGATATAGATTTGATTACAAGAAGTGCAGGGTTTGGTTATGTTGGCTCTACATTTACATCTTTGATATATGCATCTTTTAGTTTTATCTTTTTTGCACTTGAAGCTGCCATTATGGCGCAGGCATTGGAGGTTTATTTTGGTATTCCTTTAAGTTTTGGATATATAATTAGCTCTTTAGTAATTATTCCCATTGTTTTTTACGGAATTACTCTTATAAATAGATTGCAGTTTTTAACTCAACCCATTTGGCTTATTATGATGGTTGTCCCATACATTGCCATACTATACAAAGAGCCAAATGCAATTTCTGCTTTCAAGTCTCTTACAGGAAATATATCTGGCAGTAATGAGTTTGATTTTTACTATTTTGGTATGGCAGTTGGAGTGTCACTATCTTTGATAGCTCAGATTGGAGAACAGGTTGATTATCTGCGTTTTATGCCACCACTTAAAAAAGAGAATAGATTTAAATGGTGGGTTTCAGTACTCATAGCTGGACCAGGTTGGATAATACTAGGTTTTTTAAAACAGATAGGTGGTATGTTTTTAGCATCTATGGTTTTATTGACGGGACTAAGTGCATATGAAGCTAAAACACCTATTGAGATGTACAATATAGGTTATCAATATATTTTTGATAATCCAGAACATGCTTTAGTTGCTGCTACTATATTTGTAATAATCTCGCAAATCAAAATAAATGTAACAAATGCTTATGCAGGTTCACTGGCTTGGTCAAACTTTTTTTCACGTGTTACACATTCCCACCCTGGTCGTGTTGTTTGGATGCTCTTTAATATAGGTATTGCATTACTACTTATGGAGCTTGGAGTTTTTGATGTTTTAGAAAAGGTTTTGGGACTCTACTCTAATGTTGCCATCGCTTGGATTGGAGCAATTTTTGCAGATTTAGTCATAAATAAACCTTTAGGACTGGCTCCAAAAGTTGTAGAGTTTAAAAGAGCATACCTTTATAATGTAAATCCTGTTGGTGTTGGAAGTATGGGAATTGCATCACTTATATCCATATTTGCTTTTATGGGATATTTTGGGAGTTTAGCTCAAAGTTACTCTGCAATAATTGCCATGTTTATAGCCATATTACTCTCCCCAATCATAGCTATTTTGACAAAAGGTGAATATTATATAGCAAGAGAAAATATACATTTAAATAGTAAAAAAGTTTATGAAACTTGTAAAACTTGTAATCATGAGTATGAAATAGAAGATATGGCATATTGCCCTTTACATAATTCAAATATCTGCTCTTTATGCTGTTCTCTTGATTCTTTATGTCATGATATTTGTAAAAAAGATAGAGAACGCAGTATGCGAGATAAGATTGCTAAATTTGTAAGTACAATATTTAGAAACACTATTTCAAAAGACACTAGCTTCAAAGTTTTTAATTTTTTTCTTCTATCATCGGGATTCTTTTTATTAATATGGATTACTGGATGGATGTCTTACTCTATACAAATAGATTTGATTCCATATGATCAAAGAGGATTGTTTAGAGAGTCTATAGAAAATTACTCTATGATAATTGGTATTTTAATGAGTATAGTTGCTTGGTGGATTTTACTTATTCAAGATAGTAAAGATAGAGCAGAAAATGAGTTGGAGTCAAGAAATACTAGTCTTGAGAATGAGGTTTTAATACGTACAGAAGCAGAACGTAAAGCTGAAGAAGCAACAAAAGCGAAAAGTAACTTTTTAGCAAATATGAGCCATGAGATAAGAACCCCAATGAATGGAATTTTAGGAATGTCTCATTTAGTTTTGCAAACTGACCTTGATGATAAACAGAAAAATTACATACAAAAGATAGATAACAGTGCAAAATCACTTCTAGGCATCATAAACGATATTTTAGATTTTTCAAAAATAGAAGCAGGAAAACTGTCAATAGAGAAGATTGAATTCGATCTATTTAAAATGATAGAAAATGTAATAAATTTAATAGAATATAAAGCCCATGAAAAAAATATTGAATTAATAATAAGTTATGATAAGAGTTTAGGGAAAAAATATTATGGAGATAGCTTAAGAGTAAGTCAAGTTCTTACAAACTTATTGAGTAATGCAGTTAAATTTACTGATGATGGTGAAGTTGGAATATATATTACAAAAATATATAAAAATCTATTAAGATTTGAAGTAGTTGATACAGGAATAGGTTTAACATATGAGCAACAATCTAAACTCTTTAAATCATTTTCACAAGCAGATGGAAGTACCACCAGAAAGTATGGCGGAACAGGACTGTGA
- a CDS encoding response regulator has translation MNGKIWVESEYGKGSKFIFEIELEEREDTKQFNLFSDKKVLVVDDNKSWHSILANILEMFNIKVDHAYSGEEAVKKVCKCKECYDLILMDWNMPKIDGIEATKIIQKEFKKHPVTIIMISSFRQESIANLAKDVGIDIFLQKPINPSVLNDILSGLFLDGVDIKNIDTVKEDTLKDDLQSLNGSSILIVEDNVINQEIIIGLLENSGIKIDIANNGVEAVDMFNANSTKYELILMDLQMPIMGGIEATKIIREKYKDIPIIALTANAMKEDVEKTKLAGMNEHLNKPIEVEKLYATLLKFISKKESSSEIKTKKEEIELPEFTNIDISIGLKYLSNNKKLYLKILNDFYESYKDVKLEELSDEEFKRVTHTIKGLSANIGANSLHTIAKELDVTQNKSLLPEFYKELNAVIDELEEKLSKIDNQRDFKPELDTETRDELLEALKEYAKKRRSKLCNEVLEKLLSYKLSNEDQQLFNELKKLVDGRKYKIIVEMI, from the coding sequence ATGAATGGAAAGATTTGGGTAGAGAGTGAGTATGGAAAAGGAAGTAAATTTATATTTGAGATTGAATTAGAAGAGAGAGAAGATACTAAGCAGTTTAACCTGTTTAGTGATAAAAAAGTTTTAGTAGTAGATGACAATAAATCTTGGCATAGTATATTGGCAAATATATTGGAGATGTTCAACATAAAAGTTGATCATGCATACAGTGGAGAAGAGGCAGTCAAAAAAGTTTGTAAATGCAAAGAGTGTTATGACCTAATACTTATGGATTGGAATATGCCAAAAATAGATGGTATAGAAGCTACAAAAATAATACAAAAAGAGTTTAAAAAACATCCGGTAACAATCATAATGATCAGCAGTTTTAGACAAGAGAGTATTGCAAATTTGGCTAAAGATGTTGGTATTGATATATTTTTACAAAAACCAATAAATCCATCAGTTTTAAATGACATATTAAGTGGGCTATTTTTAGATGGAGTAGATATTAAAAACATAGATACAGTTAAAGAAGATACATTAAAAGATGATCTACAAAGTTTAAACGGTAGTTCCATCTTGATAGTAGAAGACAATGTTATAAACCAAGAGATAATCATAGGTTTACTAGAAAACAGCGGTATAAAAATAGATATAGCAAATAATGGTGTTGAAGCAGTTGATATGTTTAACGCAAACAGTACCAAATATGAACTAATCCTTATGGATCTGCAAATGCCAATAATGGGAGGAATTGAGGCAACCAAAATCATAAGAGAGAAATATAAAGATATTCCAATCATTGCGCTAACAGCAAATGCAATGAAAGAAGATGTTGAAAAGACCAAGCTTGCTGGTATGAATGAACACTTAAATAAACCAATAGAAGTAGAAAAGCTATATGCAACACTACTAAAGTTTATCTCAAAAAAAGAGAGCTCTTCAGAGATTAAGACAAAAAAAGAGGAGATAGAGTTACCTGAGTTTACAAATATAGATATAAGTATAGGATTAAAATATCTCTCAAACAACAAAAAACTCTATCTAAAAATTCTAAATGACTTTTATGAGAGTTATAAAGATGTAAAACTTGAAGAGTTGAGTGATGAAGAGTTTAAAAGAGTAACCCACACAATCAAAGGTTTAAGTGCAAATATTGGAGCTAACTCTTTACACACCATTGCTAAAGAGTTAGATGTTACACAAAACAAAAGCCTACTTCCTGAGTTTTACAAAGAACTAAATGCAGTTATAGATGAACTTGAAGAGAAACTCTCAAAAATAGATAACCAAAGAGATTTCAAGCCTGAATTAGACACTGAAACAAGAGATGAGTTACTAGAAGCTCTTAAAGAGTATGCCAAAAAAAGAAGATCGAAACTTTGTAATGAAGTATTGGAAAAACTTTTAAGCTACAAGCTTTCTAATGAGGATCAACAACTTTTTAATGAGCTTAAAAAGTTGGTGGATGGTCGTAAATATAAAATTATTGTGGAGATGATATAG
- a CDS encoding diguanylate cyclase, whose product MGSKTILIVDDTIANLDILVDLLGQYDVIDAVNGEDALEIANEESIDLILLDIMMPEMDGYEVCKRLKSNEKTKDIPVIFITAKTDEDSIEKAYDIGGADYVTKPFRPKELLSRVKKELKLQELMKELKLLASTDPMTKLYNRRYFTNVSQHILEIAKRENQSLSLVMLDIDKFKNINDTYGHQIGDEVIISLANELTQNQRKSDIVSRYGGEEFVVLLPNTSLEEAIGVAEKLREKIDLKTINLDNYEKLKFTISLGVSEVKVFNEKNIEKALKRADDALYTAKESGRNRVCFV is encoded by the coding sequence ATGGGAAGTAAAACTATTTTAATAGTTGATGATACTATTGCAAATCTTGATATATTGGTTGATTTATTAGGACAATATGACGTTATTGATGCAGTAAATGGAGAAGATGCTCTTGAGATTGCAAATGAAGAGAGTATAGATCTGATTTTACTTGATATTATGATGCCAGAGATGGATGGATATGAAGTTTGTAAAAGATTAAAATCTAATGAAAAGACAAAAGATATTCCAGTAATCTTTATTACAGCTAAAACAGATGAAGATAGTATTGAAAAGGCTTATGATATTGGTGGAGCCGATTATGTTACAAAACCTTTTAGACCAAAAGAGTTGTTATCTAGAGTAAAGAAAGAGTTAAAACTACAAGAGTTGATGAAAGAGTTAAAGCTTTTAGCATCAACTGATCCTATGACAAAACTCTACAATAGAAGGTATTTTACTAATGTGTCACAACATATTTTAGAGATAGCAAAACGAGAAAATCAAAGTTTATCTTTGGTTATGTTAGATATTGATAAATTTAAAAATATTAATGATACTTATGGTCATCAAATTGGTGATGAAGTAATTATTTCGCTTGCAAATGAGTTGACTCAAAATCAAAGAAAAAGTGATATCGTCTCTAGATATGGCGGAGAAGAGTTTGTAGTATTGCTACCAAATACATCGCTGGAAGAAGCAATAGGAGTAGCTGAAAAATTAAGAGAAAAAATAGACTTAAAAACTATTAATTTAGATAATTATGAAAAGTTGAAGTTTACTATTAGCCTTGGAGTGTCAGAAGTTAAAGTTTTTAATGAAAAAAATATAGAGAAAGCGCTTAAACGTGCAGATGATGCTCTTTATACTGCAAAAGAGAGTGGTAGAAATAGAGTTTGCTTTGTATAA
- a CDS encoding GGDEF domain-containing response regulator, with amino-acid sequence MNVLIVDDKNSYIDMAIAFLEDIENIKLYTSMSGKEALIKTTKVSFDLILLDIIMPNMDGFEVCKRLKQHPRTKDIPVIFLTSENSLDFIIKAFEYGAIDYINKPFTAEELRARVNTQLKLYKTVKELKAKQSQLVQLSIIDPLTKIYNFTYLKTKLKYLLDNKERFWFIHIQIDNLGKISKVFGHNQTEKLLLEFVEVLNDIFADKNMIFRLYGAHFGVIIQNQKKENIEKLLNSFLIEIKNLLKTVTNVNCFIVANLSKESDSVSSLLNRSDNLIHRHYMLKDKLQYLIEE; translated from the coding sequence ATGAATGTATTAATTGTTGACGATAAAAACAGTTATATTGATATGGCTATTGCTTTTTTAGAGGATATTGAAAATATAAAGTTATATACATCAATGAGCGGTAAAGAGGCACTTATAAAAACTACTAAAGTAAGCTTTGATCTAATACTGCTTGATATTATTATGCCAAATATGGATGGATTTGAGGTATGCAAAAGATTAAAACAGCATCCACGTACAAAAGATATTCCTGTTATATTTCTGACATCTGAAAATAGTTTAGATTTTATAATAAAAGCATTTGAGTATGGAGCTATAGATTATATAAACAAACCATTTACCGCTGAAGAATTAAGAGCAAGAGTGAATACTCAACTAAAACTATATAAAACGGTAAAAGAGCTTAAAGCAAAACAGAGTCAATTGGTACAATTGTCAATTATTGATCCGTTGACTAAAATATATAATTTTACTTATCTTAAAACTAAACTAAAATATTTATTAGATAATAAAGAAAGATTTTGGTTTATTCATATTCAAATTGATAATTTAGGGAAAATAAGTAAAGTATTTGGACATAATCAAACTGAAAAATTGTTATTAGAGTTTGTAGAGGTTTTAAATGATATATTTGCAGATAAAAATATGATTTTTCGACTATATGGTGCTCATTTTGGGGTGATTATACAAAATCAAAAAAAAGAGAATATAGAAAAACTTTTGAACTCATTTTTAATAGAAATCAAGAACTTGCTTAAAACAGTTACAAATGTAAATTGTTTTATTGTTGCAAATTTATCAAAAGAATCTGATTCTGTTTCTTCTTTGTTAAATCGTTCTGATAATCTAATTCATAGACACTATATGTTAAAAGATAAATTACAATACTTAATTGAAGAATAG
- the metH gene encoding methionine synthase, whose amino-acid sequence MQNIQQLMKDRILVIDGAMGTQIQSMDIPEDAWEGKEGCNELLNATAPELIRQIHKRYAMAGADLIKTNTFGSMNWVLDEYEIGDRAYELSKKGCELVKSVCEEFSTPQKPRFCLGSIGPGTKLPSLKHIEYDEMYSGYLEMAKGMIDGGVDIFLLETCQDPLQIKAALHACEDACKDKEVKTPIMVSVTIELSGSMLIGTDATTIATIMEPFDILSLGFNCGTGPEQVEKHVKTLSELWHKPISVHANAGLPQNRGGYTYYPMGPEEFSELQKSFTKYDGVTFLGGCCGTTPQHIKALSDAVKGMKPRPATGSHPTSLASLFNTVPLMQDPAPLLIGERSNATGSKAFRELLLAEDYEGTLTVGQQQVRAGAHVLDVSVGFAGRDETKDMHEVISLYAQKIPLPLMPDSTQVKGLETALKCIGGKPIINSVNLEDGIEKFDAVCQLAKRFGTSLVCLTIDEQGMAKTVERKLEVAERIYELATKKHGLKPQDLVFDVLTFTVGSGDEEYRDAAVQTIEAIRELRRRHPEVGTTLGLSNISFGLDKDARPYLNSVFLHHCLEAGLTSVIINVKHIIPMNRISEEDRKVCEDLLFNNQENGDPLFKFIEHFSKKEAVDQGAEDEAYLKMSDEEKIHKLLLDGDKDRMIPLVEEVRHRISPEKIVNEILIEAMKVVGDLFGSGQMQLPFVLQSAETMKATVDYLNPYLPKKEKESDTTLILGTVKGDVHDVGKNLVDIILTNNGFKVVNLGIKVELEQFLEAAKEHNADVIGFSGLLVKSTQVMKENLEQMTEMGIDIPVIVGGAALTKGFVDEYCRPVYKGPIFYCRDAFDGVIAMSRIEAGNFDTRLGSDGKDEEEVVVIKEKKEVEIPPFEEIKMPSREIKVPVPPFWGRRVMTKDDFDLNIAFEWINHRILFKSRWGYRSKGMSKDEYQKQLEEVVLPAYERLKAQFIDEGLFDPTIIYGYYPCRSDDTTLLIFDESEGWNSDKDANREPLDEVMGRAREAMTFPRQTKKPWRCLADYFHRDRHDVVAFTTVSAGRKISEYERKLYDEGKFHEYYLVHGLGVELAEALAEIAHKQIRLDLNIADKEGHSLRDVEMRKYQGARYSPGYPACPELELNKPIFNFLKPEDFGIVLSETLQIHPEQSTAAIVVYHPEAMYYNI is encoded by the coding sequence ATGCAAAATATTCAACAGTTAATGAAAGATAGAATTTTAGTTATTGACGGGGCAATGGGAACTCAGATCCAGTCTATGGATATTCCAGAAGATGCTTGGGAAGGAAAAGAGGGGTGTAATGAGCTTTTAAATGCTACAGCTCCTGAACTGATTCGACAAATTCACAAACGATATGCAATGGCTGGAGCTGATCTCATTAAGACAAACACATTCGGCTCAATGAATTGGGTGCTTGATGAGTATGAAATTGGTGATCGTGCCTATGAGCTTAGCAAAAAAGGGTGTGAACTTGTAAAGTCTGTATGTGAAGAGTTCAGTACGCCTCAAAAACCTCGTTTTTGTCTTGGATCAATTGGACCTGGAACGAAACTACCATCTTTAAAGCATATAGAGTATGATGAAATGTATAGTGGCTATCTGGAGATGGCTAAAGGGATGATTGATGGTGGCGTTGATATCTTCTTACTTGAGACGTGCCAAGATCCTTTACAGATTAAAGCTGCACTTCATGCTTGTGAAGATGCTTGCAAAGATAAAGAGGTTAAGACCCCGATTATGGTATCGGTCACAATTGAGCTGAGTGGTTCTATGCTTATTGGTACTGATGCAACAACAATTGCTACTATTATGGAGCCTTTTGATATTCTCTCTTTAGGTTTTAACTGCGGAACTGGTCCTGAACAGGTTGAAAAGCATGTTAAAACACTATCAGAGCTTTGGCATAAACCTATCTCTGTTCATGCCAATGCTGGATTGCCTCAAAACCGTGGTGGTTACACTTACTACCCGATGGGACCTGAAGAGTTTAGTGAGTTGCAAAAAAGTTTTACTAAGTATGATGGTGTTACATTCCTTGGTGGATGCTGTGGAACAACACCACAACACATCAAAGCTCTATCTGACGCTGTTAAAGGTATGAAGCCTCGTCCAGCTACCGGATCTCATCCAACCTCTCTTGCATCACTCTTCAATACAGTTCCATTAATGCAAGATCCGGCACCACTGCTCATTGGTGAACGCTCCAATGCTACTGGCTCAAAGGCTTTTCGTGAGCTTTTATTGGCAGAAGATTATGAAGGTACATTAACGGTTGGACAGCAGCAGGTTCGTGCAGGAGCTCATGTGCTTGATGTTTCTGTAGGATTTGCAGGTCGGGATGAGACTAAAGATATGCATGAAGTCATAAGTCTTTATGCTCAAAAAATTCCATTGCCGTTAATGCCAGATTCAACACAGGTAAAAGGGCTTGAGACAGCTCTTAAGTGCATAGGCGGTAAGCCTATTATAAACTCTGTCAACCTTGAAGACGGAATCGAAAAGTTTGATGCAGTCTGCCAACTGGCAAAACGCTTTGGTACATCATTGGTCTGTTTAACAATTGATGAGCAGGGTATGGCAAAGACAGTTGAGCGCAAACTTGAAGTTGCTGAACGCATTTATGAGCTAGCTACTAAAAAGCATGGTTTAAAGCCTCAAGATCTTGTGTTTGATGTGTTGACCTTTACTGTTGGGTCTGGTGATGAAGAGTACCGCGATGCGGCCGTGCAGACAATAGAGGCAATTCGAGAACTTAGACGAAGACACCCTGAAGTTGGTACTACACTTGGACTTTCAAATATCTCTTTTGGATTAGATAAAGATGCAAGACCTTATCTAAACTCTGTATTTTTACACCACTGTCTTGAAGCGGGGCTGACTTCTGTTATTATCAATGTTAAGCATATCATCCCTATGAACAGGATAAGCGAAGAGGATCGTAAGGTTTGTGAAGATCTTCTGTTTAATAACCAAGAAAATGGTGATCCTCTTTTTAAATTCATAGAACACTTTAGTAAAAAAGAGGCGGTTGATCAGGGAGCAGAAGATGAAGCTTACCTTAAGATGAGTGATGAGGAGAAGATACATAAACTTCTGCTTGATGGTGATAAAGATAGGATGATTCCGCTTGTAGAAGAGGTACGCCACCGCATCTCACCAGAAAAGATTGTCAATGAGATTCTTATAGAAGCTATGAAAGTTGTAGGTGATCTTTTTGGAAGTGGTCAGATGCAGCTTCCGTTTGTTTTGCAAAGTGCTGAGACAATGAAAGCTACAGTTGATTACCTAAACCCTTATTTGCCAAAGAAAGAGAAAGAGAGTGATACGACACTTATACTTGGTACAGTTAAAGGGGATGTTCACGATGTTGGTAAGAACCTTGTAGATATTATTCTTACCAACAATGGCTTTAAGGTTGTTAATCTTGGTATCAAAGTGGAACTTGAACAGTTTTTAGAAGCTGCAAAAGAGCATAATGCAGATGTCATAGGTTTTAGCGGACTACTAGTTAAATCGACTCAAGTAATGAAAGAGAATCTTGAACAGATGACTGAGATGGGAATAGACATACCTGTTATTGTTGGTGGTGCCGCATTAACAAAAGGGTTTGTTGATGAGTATTGCCGCCCAGTTTATAAAGGGCCAATCTTCTATTGTCGTGATGCTTTTGACGGTGTTATTGCTATGAGCCGTATTGAGGCTGGAAACTTTGATACAAGACTTGGCAGTGATGGAAAAGATGAAGAAGAGGTAGTTGTTATCAAAGAGAAAAAAGAGGTAGAGATTCCTCCTTTTGAAGAGATAAAAATGCCATCTCGTGAGATTAAAGTGCCTGTTCCTCCATTTTGGGGACGCAGGGTTATGACTAAAGATGATTTTGATTTAAATATCGCTTTTGAATGGATTAATCATCGTATTCTATTTAAGTCACGATGGGGATACCGCTCAAAGGGTATGAGTAAAGATGAGTATCAAAAACAGCTTGAAGAGGTTGTATTGCCGGCATATGAACGGCTAAAAGCACAATTTATAGATGAAGGTCTCTTTGATCCAACAATTATATATGGCTATTACCCTTGCAGAAGTGACGATACAACACTATTGATTTTTGATGAAAGTGAAGGGTGGAATAGTGATAAAGATGCCAACCGTGAGCCTCTTGATGAGGTGATGGGCAGAGCACGTGAAGCAATGACTTTCCCACGTCAAACCAAAAAACCGTGGCGTTGTCTTGCTGACTATTTTCACAGGGATCGTCACGATGTTGTTGCTTTTACAACTGTAAGTGCAGGCCGTAAAATAAGTGAATATGAGCGCAAGCTTTATGATGAGGGTAAGTTTCACGAATATTACTTAGTTCATGGTTTAGGAGTAGAGTTGGCTGAAGCATTGGCAGAGATTGCACATAAACAGATACGGCTAGACCTTAATATTGCAGATAAAGAGGGACACTCTTTGCGTGATGTTGAGATGAGAAAATATCAAGGAGCACGTTACTCTCCTGGCTATCCTGCTTGTCCGGAATTGGAGCTTAATAAACCTATTTTTAATTTCTTGAAACCGGAAGATTTTGGAATAGTTCTTAGTGAAACACTTCAAATTCATCCTGAACAGTCAACAGCTGCAATTGTTGTCTACCATCCTGAAGCTATGTATTATAATATTTAG
- a CDS encoding CPXCG motif-containing cysteine-rich protein, translating to MIEYFFSCPYCWQRVSILIDSGLTRFEGIEDCEVCCNPISFIVELESGQIVSSYVEKVQ from the coding sequence ATGATTGAATATTTCTTTTCCTGCCCTTACTGTTGGCAGCGGGTATCTATATTGATCGATAGTGGATTGACTAGATTTGAAGGTATTGAAGATTGTGAAGTATGCTGTAATCCAATAAGTTTTATTGTAGAACTTGAATCAGGGCAGATAGTCTCATCTTATGTTGAGAAGGTTCAGTAG